A genomic segment from Rahnella aceris encodes:
- the yccS gene encoding YccS family putative transporter, with protein sequence MLSIAPGLRRYAYNSNILYHIRIFIALTGAAALPWWLGQFTLTIPLTLGVVAAALADLDDRLAGRLRNLLITLVCFFIASASIELLFPYPWLFAPGLMISTCGFILLGALGQRYATIAFGALLIAIYTMLGTSMYHIWYQQPLILLAGAIWYNLLTLAGHIIFPIRPLQDQISRCFTQLAAYLEAKATLFDPDQEDNNQQLVELAMANGQLVSTLNQTKNTLQTRLKGDRGQKGTRRTLHYYFVVQDIHERASSSHVQYLKLSEQFHHSDILFRFQRLMSMQARACLQLSQCILYRQQYTHNSQFERAFSRLEEALKRLESHHEHRETLQALRHLLRNLHAIDAQLANIESEQSLPENQTGKSPFAEDRLTGLDDIWLRISRHFTPQSVLFRHAIRMSVVLFVGYVFIQVSGLNHGYWILLTSLFVCQPNYSATRRRLALRIIGTLAGIALGIPILYFVPSVDGQMILIVISGLLFFAFRTVQYAQATMFITLLVLLCFNLLGEGFEVAIPRVIDTLIGCGIAWAAVTFIWPDWKFRQLDKVVRKTFDANCRYLDAILVQYHQGKDNSLEYRLARRDAHNCDAELASVVSNMSSERNNEPATLEAAFRLLCLNHTMLSYISALGAHREKLNDAETLRLLDDAACCVDGALHHLPSEAERIQHALGELTARIQMRTTDIDSKEQLVLQQIGLLVAHLPELTSLNTKILPAQNRL encoded by the coding sequence GCTGCGGCATTGCCATGGTGGTTGGGTCAGTTCACGCTGACAATCCCCCTTACACTCGGTGTGGTTGCTGCGGCTCTTGCCGATCTTGATGATCGTCTCGCTGGCCGTCTGCGCAATTTGCTGATTACCCTGGTCTGTTTTTTTATTGCTTCAGCATCCATAGAATTACTCTTCCCCTATCCGTGGCTTTTTGCGCCCGGGCTGATGATTTCAACCTGCGGATTCATCCTGCTGGGGGCCCTGGGGCAGCGTTATGCCACGATTGCCTTCGGCGCGTTGCTGATCGCCATATATACGATGCTTGGCACCAGCATGTATCACATCTGGTATCAGCAACCGCTGATCCTGCTTGCGGGTGCTATCTGGTATAACCTGCTGACGCTGGCTGGCCATATTATTTTCCCCATCCGTCCGTTACAGGATCAGATCTCCCGCTGTTTCACGCAACTGGCGGCTTATCTTGAAGCTAAAGCAACGTTGTTTGATCCCGATCAGGAAGATAACAACCAGCAACTGGTCGAGCTGGCCATGGCCAACGGTCAACTGGTCTCCACACTGAACCAAACAAAAAATACGCTACAGACCCGGCTGAAAGGAGATCGTGGCCAGAAAGGGACCCGCCGGACATTACATTATTATTTTGTGGTGCAGGATATTCATGAGCGCGCCAGCTCGTCCCACGTGCAGTACCTCAAACTCAGTGAACAATTTCATCACAGTGATATTCTGTTCCGCTTTCAGCGCCTGATGAGCATGCAGGCGCGGGCCTGTTTACAGCTGTCACAATGCATTCTTTATCGCCAGCAATATACCCACAACAGCCAGTTCGAACGGGCGTTTTCCCGGCTGGAAGAAGCCCTCAAACGTCTGGAATCTCATCACGAACACCGTGAGACATTACAGGCGTTACGCCATCTTTTACGCAATCTGCATGCAATTGACGCGCAACTGGCAAATATCGAGTCGGAGCAGTCTCTGCCGGAAAACCAGACCGGCAAAAGCCCGTTTGCGGAAGACCGTCTGACTGGCCTTGATGATATCTGGCTGCGCATTTCCCGCCATTTTACGCCGCAATCGGTGTTGTTCCGTCATGCAATTCGTATGTCTGTCGTGCTCTTTGTAGGCTACGTTTTCATTCAGGTCAGCGGCTTAAATCACGGCTACTGGATCTTGCTCACCAGTCTTTTTGTCTGTCAACCAAACTACAGTGCGACCCGCCGGAGGTTAGCTCTGAGGATAATCGGAACACTCGCCGGTATTGCTCTCGGGATCCCTATCTTGTATTTCGTTCCGTCCGTTGACGGGCAAATGATTCTGATCGTCATCAGCGGGTTATTGTTCTTTGCGTTCCGCACAGTGCAATACGCGCAGGCCACAATGTTCATCACCCTTCTGGTGTTGTTATGCTTCAATTTGTTAGGCGAAGGATTTGAAGTCGCTATCCCGAGAGTAATCGATACGCTGATTGGTTGTGGTATCGCCTGGGCGGCAGTGACCTTTATATGGCCCGACTGGAAATTCAGGCAACTTGATAAGGTGGTCAGAAAAACGTTCGATGCTAATTGCCGTTATCTTGATGCTATTCTGGTGCAGTACCATCAGGGGAAAGACAACAGTCTCGAGTACCGTCTGGCCCGCCGTGATGCGCATAATTGCGATGCCGAACTGGCGTCCGTGGTGTCGAACATGAGCTCTGAGAGAAATAACGAACCGGCGACACTCGAAGCGGCGTTTCGCCTGTTATGCCTCAATCATACTATGCTGAGCTACATTTCAGCGCTGGGTGCCCATCGCGAAAAACTCAATGATGCCGAAACCCTGAGGTTGCTGGATGATGCAGCATGCTGCGTTGACGGCGCTTTGCATCATCTGCCTTCTGAAGCAGAACGCATCCAACACGCGCTCGGTGAACTCACTGCACGTATTCAGATGCGTACAACGGATATCGACAGTAAAGAGCAGCTCGTGCTTCAGCAAATTGGATTACTGGTGGCTCATTTGCCTGAGCTCACCAGTCTTAATACTAAGATCCTGCCGGCACAAAATCGGCTCTAG
- the sulA gene encoding SOS-induced cell division inhibitor SulA: MRTQHHTNHHFSQLALPVTPSQVNTSASLNNGLITEFVYSASQPAFAQLLLPLLQHLGMQSRWLLWLTPQQKLSRHWLSQSGLPVDKMVQVNQITAMSTVDAMEKALQTGNYSVVLGWLPDLSDTERERLQIAARQGGAYGFIMRPTNEQNSACGHHSTVKIHSSVYH, translated from the coding sequence ATGCGAACTCAACACCATACAAATCATCATTTTAGTCAGCTTGCTTTGCCCGTCACTCCGTCACAGGTAAATACGTCTGCATCCTTGAATAATGGTCTGATCACTGAGTTCGTCTATAGTGCGAGCCAACCTGCTTTTGCGCAGTTATTACTGCCCTTACTGCAACACCTGGGTATGCAGTCTCGCTGGTTGTTGTGGCTCACACCTCAACAAAAACTGAGCCGTCATTGGTTATCTCAGTCAGGTCTGCCGGTGGATAAGATGGTGCAAGTTAATCAAATTACGGCGATGTCGACGGTAGATGCGATGGAGAAAGCCTTGCAGACGGGTAACTACAGTGTCGTGTTGGGATGGCTTCCGGATTTGAGTGATACTGAGAGGGAAAGATTGCAAATTGCAGCACGCCAGGGTGGTGCTTACGGCTTCATAATGAGACCGACAAATGAACAGAATTCAGCTTGTGGACATCATTCCACAGTAAAAATTCACTCTTCCGTATACCATTAG
- a CDS encoding TfoX/Sxy family DNA transformation protein translates to MINKSKKRVLECLDIFAPLGNIRSRTQFGGMSLSADRVMFALVSDGELYLRATGETETHFRRKKMERLTYRKRGMDVQLRYFKVSARQWSDHQALCELGRLSLQGMLRDIELKKNNEAVRLKDLPNLSLALERMLWQVGIENSGDLRLQGACHTYLKLCAIKKKNLGINLLMALEGAILGFHEAALPMESRESLTHWFNHHQEQLSTVVH, encoded by the coding sequence ATGATAAACAAATCAAAAAAACGAGTGCTTGAGTGTCTGGATATTTTTGCCCCGTTGGGTAATATTCGTTCCCGCACCCAATTTGGGGGGATGAGCTTGTCCGCTGACCGCGTCATGTTCGCCCTGGTTTCTGATGGTGAACTCTATCTGCGAGCGACCGGAGAAACCGAAACTCATTTTCGCCGCAAAAAGATGGAGAGGCTGACCTATCGCAAGCGAGGCATGGATGTGCAGTTGCGTTATTTCAAAGTGAGTGCCCGGCAATGGAGTGATCACCAGGCACTGTGCGAGCTGGGCAGATTATCGTTGCAAGGGATGTTGCGGGATATAGAGCTGAAAAAAAACAACGAAGCGGTCCGATTGAAAGATTTACCCAATCTCTCGCTGGCGCTAGAAAGGATGCTCTGGCAAGTCGGCATTGAGAACTCGGGGGACTTGCGGTTACAGGGGGCCTGCCATACCTACCTCAAACTGTGTGCCATTAAAAAAAAGAATTTAGGGATTAATTTACTGATGGCACTCGAAGGGGCAATTTTGGGCTTCCATGAAGCCGCTTTGCCGATGGAATCCAGAGAGTCATTAACTCACTGGTTTAACCATCACCAAGAGCAGCTATCAACGGTTGTGCACTAA